In Bacteroidota bacterium, one genomic interval encodes:
- a CDS encoding helix-turn-helix domain-containing protein, with protein sequence MLVKAVIDQSVTMRRLYPQESVLKPYINYYWVVDNVDPFTQAKAALVDFPSLCPELLIGLQGSLQVSYKGRSHIIRGSVLFPFVDERIIVDPQKIERVVLVKFKPLGLAAVLPFCGATAKQLIHQPIVSASALFGAPLEILSESLFATQGGHLVEILDSWFKHQLDARKNGLLADLGDEMSPAMSVAELRQHAGFSCSSLERYFKKETAMSPKQFLMLNRFRHVMEEIATGTSHDWFDYVVKYGYYDQNHFIKEVKRYSGYTPAALLALDFVRPYRPEAPGEFIR encoded by the coding sequence ATGCTTGTAAAAGCTGTTATTGATCAATCTGTAACGATGCGCCGGCTATATCCACAAGAATCTGTTCTTAAGCCCTACATCAACTACTACTGGGTGGTTGACAATGTAGACCCTTTCACGCAGGCAAAAGCGGCGCTTGTAGACTTCCCTTCACTTTGCCCAGAGTTACTAATTGGCCTGCAAGGATCACTGCAGGTGTCATATAAAGGCCGAAGCCATATCATTCGGGGAAGCGTATTGTTTCCGTTTGTAGATGAACGCATCATCGTAGATCCCCAGAAAATAGAGCGGGTGGTCCTGGTAAAATTTAAACCGCTTGGGTTGGCCGCAGTGCTTCCTTTTTGCGGCGCCACGGCAAAACAACTAATACATCAACCCATCGTTTCTGCATCCGCATTGTTTGGCGCTCCACTCGAGATACTAAGTGAATCCCTGTTTGCCACCCAGGGGGGACATCTGGTAGAGATCCTTGATTCGTGGTTTAAGCACCAGCTTGATGCGCGCAAGAATGGACTGTTGGCAGATTTAGGGGATGAAATGAGTCCGGCTATGTCAGTGGCTGAACTACGACAACACGCGGGTTTTTCCTGCTCTTCGCTTGAGCGGTATTTCAAAAAGGAAACAGCCATGTCACCCAAACAATTCCTGATGCTAAACAGGTTCAGACATGTGATGGAAGAGATCGCAACAGGGACAAGCCACGACTGGTTTGATTATGTCGTAAAGTATGGCTATTACGACCAGAACCACTTTATCAAAGAAGTAAAGCGATATAGCGGCTATACGCCGGCAGCGTTACTGGCGCTCGATTTTGTCCGGCCTTATCGGCCTGAAGCTCCCGGAGAATTTATCAGGTGA
- a CDS encoding DUF4920 domain-containing protein, with translation MKTSILSVLLTFVLLAFVLLSAGCEQPPEMEPLGEAVSLEEATPIAEILANPTAYVGKTVRIEGRVKDVCPMMGCWMEVETEDGDQALLVKVKDGDIVFKPESKGKQTVAEGEVYAIEMDHEEAIGYMEHLAEEKGEAFDPASVEGPMTVYQIRGTGALVAE, from the coding sequence ATGAAAACATCAATATTGTCTGTCCTGCTCACTTTTGTCCTGCTCGCTTTTGTTCTGCTCTCTGCAGGCTGTGAGCAGCCCCCTGAAATGGAGCCTCTTGGCGAGGCCGTTTCTCTTGAAGAAGCAACACCGATTGCTGAGATCCTTGCAAATCCAACGGCTTATGTCGGAAAAACAGTGCGGATCGAGGGCCGTGTGAAAGACGTGTGTCCGATGATGGGTTGCTGGATGGAAGTTGAAACAGAAGACGGCGATCAGGCACTGCTCGTAAAAGTGAAAGATGGCGATATTGTGTTCAAACCTGAATCCAAAGGCAAACAGACGGTTGCAGAAGGGGAGGTCTATGCGATAGAAATGGACCATGAAGAGGCCATCGGGTATATGGAGCACCTGGCTGAAGAGAAAGGAGAGGCGTTTGATCCTGCTTCCGTGGAAGGCCCAATGACAGTCTATCAGATCAGAGGCACGGGCGCTCTGGTCGCTGAGTAG
- a CDS encoding antibiotic biosynthesis monooxygenase family protein, translated as MSENVTIINPIEVPAGREADALAIWDRYAAYFSKQPGYVRTKLHRSMDPNAKFHYVNIAEWTSMEAFVAALHNEEIKSVGEGFPSDMPHFPAPYEVIRS; from the coding sequence ATGTCTGAAAACGTAACGATCATCAATCCGATAGAAGTCCCTGCCGGCCGGGAAGCAGATGCCCTGGCTATTTGGGACAGGTACGCTGCTTATTTCAGCAAGCAGCCAGGTTATGTGCGTACCAAACTGCACCGTTCAATGGATCCGAACGCTAAATTCCACTATGTAAACATTGCCGAATGGACGTCAATGGAGGCGTTTGTGGCTGCCTTGCACAATGAAGAGATCAAATCGGTGGGGGAAGGCTTTCCGAGCGATATGCCGCATTTCCCGGCCCCTTATGAAGTCATTAGGTCTTGA
- a CDS encoding helix-turn-helix domain-containing protein yields MKKPVIQRSPCPISSTLDILGDKWTLLIVRDMLRSDKHRYGDFLTSKEGIRTNILADRLRRLCDHNIVEKKAYQENPLRYEYHLTPKGKDLAPLVNAALTWGLKHLPNVSLPPTS; encoded by the coding sequence ATGAAAAAACCGGTTATCCAACGATCTCCATGTCCTATTTCGAGCACCTTAGATATACTCGGAGACAAGTGGACCTTGCTCATTGTGCGGGATATGCTGCGCAGCGACAAACATAGGTACGGAGATTTCCTTACATCGAAAGAAGGCATTCGGACCAATATTCTGGCCGACCGGTTACGCCGGCTCTGCGACCACAACATCGTAGAAAAGAAAGCCTACCAGGAAAACCCGCTACGTTATGAATACCACCTCACCCCCAAAGGAAAAGACCTCGCGCCGCTGGTAAATGCAGCCCTCACCTGGGGCCTCAAACACTTGCCCAATGTAAGTCTGCCCCCAACAAGCTGA
- a CDS encoding N(4)-(beta-N-acetylglucosaminyl)-L-asparaginase, protein MTDRTASTRREFLKKGTIASVAASVLPATAPLDAGLPADSAAQLPLKLEGPVVISSANGRGAVAEAMRRIQNGADALDAVIGGVNLVEEDPADMTVGYGGLPNADGIVQLDSACMHGPSGRAGAVAALEGIMYPSKVARMVLQRTDHVLLVAEGAQKFATMHGFPIENLLTEAARREWVKWRENLSTRDDYLPPHSMDDDEIGATFQEAMQHWGTIHCSGIDLAGNISSVTTTSGLSYKIPGRVGDSPIIGAGLYCDNEVGAAGSTGRGEANLENCASFLIVERMRMGDSPQQACLAACERIAEHTKLRRLQDENGKPAFNVKFYALNKNGEVGGAEIRNRNGKMAVGDKNGVRLVPLAHLIS, encoded by the coding sequence ATGACCGATAGAACCGCTTCTACTCGCAGAGAATTCTTAAAAAAAGGCACGATCGCCAGTGTGGCTGCGTCTGTGCTTCCCGCAACTGCTCCTCTGGATGCCGGGTTACCGGCTGATTCAGCAGCACAATTGCCTTTGAAACTGGAAGGCCCCGTGGTGATCTCCAGCGCAAATGGGCGAGGGGCGGTGGCTGAGGCCATGCGCCGCATTCAAAATGGTGCTGATGCGCTGGATGCTGTGATCGGTGGGGTAAATCTGGTTGAAGAAGACCCTGCTGACATGACTGTAGGCTATGGTGGCTTGCCCAATGCAGATGGTATCGTCCAGCTTGATTCTGCCTGTATGCACGGGCCTTCTGGCCGGGCCGGCGCAGTAGCTGCCCTTGAAGGGATCATGTACCCTTCAAAAGTTGCCCGGATGGTGTTGCAGCGCACCGACCATGTATTGCTTGTTGCAGAGGGCGCACAAAAATTTGCCACCATGCATGGTTTTCCCATCGAAAATTTGTTAACGGAAGCTGCCCGCCGGGAATGGGTGAAATGGCGGGAAAATCTGTCGACACGCGATGACTACTTGCCGCCGCATAGCATGGATGATGATGAAATTGGGGCGACTTTTCAGGAAGCAATGCAGCATTGGGGGACCATCCATTGCTCTGGCATTGACCTGGCAGGCAATATCAGCAGCGTCACAACCACAAGCGGACTTTCGTACAAAATTCCGGGTCGGGTAGGGGACTCCCCAATTATTGGTGCTGGGTTGTATTGTGACAATGAAGTAGGCGCAGCCGGCTCTACAGGACGCGGTGAGGCCAACCTCGAAAATTGCGCAAGCTTCCTAATTGTAGAGCGTATGCGGATGGGCGATAGCCCACAACAGGCCTGCCTTGCAGCATGTGAACGCATCGCCGAGCACACCAAGCTGCGTCGTTTGCAAGATGAAAACGGAAAGCCGGCATTCAACGTGAAATTTTACGCCCTGAACAAAAACGGAGAGGTGGGCGGCGCTGAAATTCGCAACCGCAATGGTAAAATGGCGGTAGGGGATAAAAACGGCGTAAGGCTTGTACCGCTAGCACACCTGATCAGCTAG
- the thiE gene encoding thiamine phosphate synthase, translated as MALGRLHVLTDFLFQQTHSHEALAQLAIEGGADTIQFRQKAGTFRHKLYSARRTAAVCDATGTQLIIDDHIDIMQAVGAAGVHLGRTDFPVDEARLILGKDKLIGATANSLKEVEAGAAAGADYIGYGPVFYSDSKANLASVQGLDGLKKACSMVEIPVIAIAGITADRVTEVLDAGAYGVAIMSAISTADSPREATRQFRDAIDAFVG; from the coding sequence ATGGCATTAGGCAGGCTACACGTACTGACCGATTTTCTTTTTCAGCAGACCCATTCTCACGAAGCGCTGGCTCAACTGGCCATCGAAGGCGGTGCAGATACCATCCAGTTTCGACAAAAAGCCGGCACCTTCCGCCACAAGCTTTACTCAGCACGCCGCACCGCTGCCGTTTGTGATGCAACGGGTACGCAATTAATTATTGATGACCACATTGATATCATGCAAGCCGTGGGTGCTGCAGGGGTGCATTTGGGCCGTACAGATTTCCCGGTTGATGAGGCTCGTCTTATCCTCGGTAAAGACAAATTGATAGGCGCCACTGCCAATTCGCTCAAAGAAGTGGAAGCCGGCGCTGCTGCTGGCGCTGACTATATCGGGTATGGACCCGTCTTTTATAGCGATTCAAAAGCCAACCTTGCTTCGGTTCAGGGACTGGACGGCCTCAAAAAGGCATGCAGCATGGTTGAGATCCCCGTCATTGCCATTGCCGGTATTACAGCAGACCGGGTTACAGAAGTGCTTGACGCCGGCGCTTATGGGGTTGCTATCATGTCGGCCATTAGCACAGCCGACAGTCCCCGTGAAGCCACGCGTCAATTCAGAGACGCAATTGACGCTTTTGTGGGTTAA
- a CDS encoding uroporphyrinogen-III synthase, whose translation MPKPALILFRSTTANDQFLSEFEDGGWSVVHMPVLDFMFVNQQALESKLSWETGVGGLIITSPRAATALAHVCHQDAASMAFCKQVDIVCTGKRTAAALTEIGVTPMVSSEADARGVARHVIAMQPKKRWLFLSGNLRRPELPALLTEAGLPFSELEVYQTLPQTGIALDKLNTPDWVGFFSPSGVNIVRQTWPGGWEAVKKAAIGATTAKAIRAAGWQVDAVAATPEAVALRLAIEHAMHPGADTAERINPQKRQLRL comes from the coding sequence GTGCCCAAACCTGCCCTCATACTCTTCAGATCTACAACTGCCAACGACCAGTTTTTGTCCGAATTTGAAGACGGCGGGTGGTCTGTGGTTCATATGCCCGTGCTGGACTTCATGTTCGTCAACCAGCAGGCGTTAGAAAGCAAATTGTCGTGGGAGACGGGCGTCGGGGGCCTTATAATCACAAGCCCTCGCGCTGCGACTGCGCTTGCCCACGTATGCCACCAAGATGCTGCATCGATGGCTTTTTGCAAGCAGGTCGACATTGTTTGTACCGGAAAACGGACAGCCGCTGCGCTTACTGAAATTGGTGTTACACCCATGGTTTCTTCCGAAGCAGATGCCAGAGGCGTTGCACGCCATGTTATAGCCATGCAACCAAAGAAGCGGTGGCTCTTTCTGTCGGGTAACTTGCGCCGTCCTGAATTGCCCGCTTTGTTAACCGAGGCTGGGCTTCCGTTTTCTGAGTTGGAAGTCTATCAAACGTTGCCGCAAACTGGCATAGCACTGGACAAACTGAACACGCCAGACTGGGTTGGTTTTTTTAGTCCCTCCGGGGTCAACATTGTACGGCAAACGTGGCCTGGCGGATGGGAGGCTGTTAAAAAAGCAGCCATTGGCGCTACAACTGCTAAAGCCATTCGCGCAGCCGGCTGGCAGGTAGACGCAGTAGCGGCAACACCTGAGGCTGTTGCGCTACGCCTGGCTATTGAGCACGCAATGCATCCTGGCGCAGATACTGCTGAGCGTATTAACCCACAAAAGCGTCAATTGCGTCTCTGA